A part of Streptomyces sp. NBC_01210 genomic DNA contains:
- a CDS encoding Dps family protein, giving the protein MSVVKSPLSEVDLKTVGNALRGALVDLVDLSLVAKQVHWNVVGPRFRSIHLQLDEVVATARLHSDTVAERASAVGVPPDGRAATVAAQSAIGAVPEGWVKDTDAVQVLVDALGAVIGRMRERIVATADPDPVTQDILIGLTADLEKHAWMFQAESA; this is encoded by the coding sequence ATGTCTGTCGTGAAGAGCCCTCTGTCCGAGGTGGACCTCAAGACGGTCGGCAACGCCCTGCGTGGAGCGCTCGTGGACCTGGTGGATCTCTCGCTGGTGGCGAAGCAGGTCCACTGGAATGTGGTCGGCCCACGCTTCAGGTCTATCCATCTGCAGCTCGACGAGGTCGTGGCTACGGCGCGGCTGCACTCCGACACGGTGGCCGAGCGGGCGTCGGCTGTCGGGGTGCCGCCGGACGGGCGGGCCGCGACGGTGGCGGCGCAGAGCGCGATCGGCGCGGTGCCTGAGGGATGGGTCAAGGACACGGACGCCGTACAGGTCCTGGTGGATGCGCTGGGCGCGGTGATCGGGCGGATGCGGGAGCGGATCGTGGCGACGGCGGACCCGGATCCGGTGACCCAGGACATTCTGATCGGGCTCACGGCAGACCTGGAGAAGCACGCGTGGATGTTCCAGGCGGAGAGCGCGTAG
- the pgsA gene encoding CDP-diacylglycerol--glycerol-3-phosphate 3-phosphatidyltransferase, with translation MTGVPASAGGTGRAPGGKLGAAAVNQASLWNIANILTMVRLVLVPGFVMLMLQDGGYDPAWRAWAWAAFAVAMITDIFDGHLARTYNLVTDFGKIADPIADKAIMAAGLICLSALGDLPWWVTGVILFRELGITLMRFWVIRHGIIPASRGGKMKTLAQGTAVGMYVLALTGPLATLRFWVMALAVLLTVVTGLDYVRQAIVLRRRGLAAERTAAGDAAAEEARDAR, from the coding sequence ATGACCGGAGTGCCGGCATCCGCGGGCGGCACCGGTAGGGCGCCCGGCGGCAAGCTGGGCGCTGCGGCCGTCAATCAGGCCAGCCTGTGGAACATCGCCAACATCCTCACCATGGTGCGGCTGGTGCTCGTGCCCGGCTTCGTCATGCTGATGCTGCAGGACGGCGGCTACGACCCGGCCTGGCGTGCCTGGGCGTGGGCGGCGTTCGCCGTCGCCATGATCACCGACATCTTCGACGGCCATCTGGCACGTACGTACAACCTGGTCACCGACTTCGGGAAGATCGCCGATCCGATCGCCGACAAGGCGATCATGGCCGCCGGGCTGATCTGCCTGTCGGCGCTCGGGGATCTGCCGTGGTGGGTGACCGGCGTCATTCTCTTCCGTGAGCTCGGGATCACGCTGATGCGGTTCTGGGTTATCCGGCACGGGATCATTCCGGCCAGCCGCGGCGGCAAGATGAAGACGCTCGCGCAGGGCACGGCGGTGGGGATGTACGTCCTCGCGCTGACCGGGCCGCTCGCCACCCTGCGCTTCTGGGTGATGGCGCTCGCCGTCCTGCTGACGGTGGTCACCGGCCTCGACTATGTGCGACAGGCGATTGTGCTGAGGCGCCGGGGGCTCGCCGCGGAGCGCACCGCTGCAGGGGACGCGGCGGCGGAGGAAGCGCGGGACGCACGGTGA
- a CDS encoding CinA family protein yields MKTAARVLALLAERGETLAVAESLTGGLVAAEITSVPGASKSFRGSVTAYATTLKREVLRVDGALLAERGAVDPEVARQMAAGVREVLGAGWGIATTGVAGPDPQDGQPVGTVYVAVAGPNGMAKVAALRLNGDRAEIRRECVRSVLELLSGELQENARTQDTEQNGGT; encoded by the coding sequence GTGAAGACGGCGGCTCGGGTGCTGGCTCTGCTCGCGGAGCGTGGCGAGACGCTGGCCGTCGCCGAGTCGCTGACCGGCGGCCTGGTGGCCGCCGAGATCACCTCCGTACCGGGTGCCTCGAAGTCCTTCCGCGGATCTGTCACGGCGTACGCAACCACTCTCAAGAGGGAAGTTCTGCGGGTCGACGGGGCCCTCCTGGCGGAGCGCGGCGCGGTGGATCCCGAGGTCGCACGGCAGATGGCGGCCGGGGTACGGGAGGTGCTGGGCGCCGGCTGGGGGATCGCGACCACGGGTGTAGCGGGGCCGGATCCACAGGACGGACAGCCCGTCGGGACGGTCTATGTGGCCGTTGCGGGGCCGAATGGCATGGCGAAAGTCGCCGCACTGCGGTTGAACGGTGACCGGGCGGAAATCCGTAGAGAGTGTGTACGGAGCGTGCTCGAGCTGCTCTCCGGCGAACTGCAAGAAAATGCGCGGACACAGGATACGGAACAGAACGGGGGGACTTGA
- a CDS encoding response regulator, with amino-acid sequence MVQKAKILLVDDRPENLLALEAILSALDQTLVRASSGEEALKALLTDDFAVILLDVQMPGMDGFETAAHIKRRERTRDIPIIFLTAINHGPHHTFRGYAAGAVDYISKPFDPWVLRAKVSVFVELYMKNCQLREQAALLRLQLEGGGQASPGDTKEPAGLLAELSARLAAVEEQAEALSKQLDDDSADAAAVATAAHLERKLTGLRRALDALEPGTGGGAPTLPSQN; translated from the coding sequence ATGGTGCAGAAGGCCAAGATCCTCCTGGTCGATGACCGGCCGGAGAATCTGCTGGCGCTGGAGGCCATCCTCTCTGCGCTCGATCAGACACTGGTGCGGGCATCGTCAGGGGAGGAAGCGCTCAAAGCGCTGCTGACGGACGACTTTGCGGTCATTCTGCTGGATGTCCAGATGCCGGGCATGGACGGATTCGAGACGGCCGCGCACATCAAGCGGCGCGAGCGGACCCGGGACATCCCGATCATCTTTCTCACCGCGATCAACCACGGCCCGCACCACACCTTCCGGGGTTATGCCGCGGGCGCGGTCGACTACATCTCCAAGCCGTTCGACCCGTGGGTGCTGCGGGCGAAGGTCTCGGTCTTCGTCGAGCTCTATATGAAGAACTGCCAACTGCGTGAGCAGGCCGCGCTGCTGCGGCTGCAGCTGGAGGGCGGCGGCCAGGCGAGTCCGGGCGACACCAAGGAGCCGGCAGGCCTTCTCGCTGAGCTTTCCGCACGGCTTGCGGCAGTTGAGGAGCAGGCGGAAGCGCTGTCCAAGCAGCTCGACGACGACTCGGCGGACGCCGCGGCCGTCGCAACCGCGGCCCATCTCGAACGCAAACTGACCGGTCTCCGCCGGGCGCTGGACGCGCTGGAGCCCGGCACCGGCGGCGGCGCGCCGACACTCCCCTCGCAGAACTGA
- a CDS encoding Fpg/Nei family DNA glycosylase: MPEGDTVWLTAQRLHTALAGQVLTRSDLRVPRFATADLTGRTVLDVTPRGKHLLTRIEGGLTLHSHLRMDGSWQVYGSGERWRGGPTHQIRAILGNAAHTAVGYRLPVLELLRTADEEQTVGHLGPDLLGPDWDADIAVANLLADPARLLGEALLDQRNLAGIGNVYKSELAFLARVTPWLPVGELPAGITERLMITAHRLLEANKHSFDRRTTANTAAPTGGRRPGPRLHVYGREGMPCLRCGTPIRKADQGDGSRERPTYWCPRCQTGPTD, encoded by the coding sequence ATGCCCGAAGGAGACACCGTCTGGCTGACCGCCCAGCGCCTGCACACCGCACTCGCCGGGCAGGTCCTGACCCGTTCCGACCTACGCGTCCCGCGTTTCGCCACCGCCGATCTCACCGGCCGGACCGTCCTGGACGTCACCCCGCGCGGCAAGCACCTCCTGACCCGCATCGAGGGCGGCCTCACCCTGCACTCGCACCTTCGTATGGACGGCTCCTGGCAGGTGTACGGCTCCGGTGAGCGCTGGCGCGGCGGCCCCACGCACCAGATCCGTGCCATCCTCGGCAACGCCGCACACACCGCCGTCGGCTACCGGCTCCCCGTCCTGGAGCTGCTGCGCACCGCCGACGAGGAGCAGACGGTGGGACATCTCGGCCCGGACCTGCTGGGCCCGGACTGGGACGCGGACATTGCCGTCGCCAATCTGCTCGCCGACCCGGCCAGGCTCCTCGGCGAAGCGCTGCTCGACCAGCGCAATCTCGCCGGCATCGGCAATGTCTACAAGTCGGAGCTCGCGTTCCTGGCCCGCGTGACGCCCTGGCTGCCCGTCGGCGAGCTCCCCGCCGGCATCACGGAGCGGCTCATGATCACGGCTCACCGCCTCCTGGAAGCCAACAAGCACAGCTTCGACCGTCGTACCACGGCGAACACGGCAGCCCCGACCGGCGGCCGCCGCCCCGGTCCCCGCCTCCATGTCTACGGGCGCGAGGGCATGCCCTGTCTGCGCTGCGGCACCCCCATCCGCAAGGCGGACCAGGGCGACGGCAGCCGCGAACGCCCCACCTACTGGTGCCCTCGCTGCCAAACAGGACCCACTGATTGA
- a CDS encoding SDR family NAD(P)-dependent oxidoreductase translates to MALKAYDLTGRTAFVTGAASGIGRASAVLLAEAGATVHCADLDEKGLHETRTLIADAGGAAHTHTLDVTDRARLRAAIASADRLDVMAAVAGIMHSSTVLETRDEDLDRVLAVNFKGILYACQESARAMIAAGTHGSIVTMASGAVDAANAGLLCYSVAKAAVVQLTKTLATELGPHSIRVNAVAPGWIRTPMTDRHDEALQLKAEATMVRMSPLRRVGEPQDIAHTVLHLASDASSFTTGQILRPNGGVAMPW, encoded by the coding sequence ATGGCCCTCAAGGCGTACGACCTCACCGGCCGCACCGCGTTCGTCACCGGCGCGGCCAGCGGCATCGGCCGCGCCTCCGCCGTCCTCCTCGCCGAGGCGGGAGCCACCGTCCACTGCGCCGACCTCGACGAAAAGGGCCTCCACGAGACCCGGACCCTGATCGCCGACGCGGGTGGGGCCGCGCACACCCACACCCTCGACGTCACCGACCGCGCCCGGCTCAGGGCCGCGATCGCGAGCGCGGACCGGCTCGATGTCATGGCAGCCGTCGCCGGCATCATGCACAGCAGCACGGTCCTGGAGACGAGGGACGAGGATCTCGACCGTGTCCTCGCGGTCAACTTCAAAGGGATTCTGTACGCATGCCAGGAGTCGGCCCGCGCCATGATCGCCGCGGGCACCCACGGCTCCATCGTCACCATGGCCTCGGGCGCCGTCGACGCCGCGAATGCCGGTCTGCTCTGCTACAGCGTGGCCAAAGCGGCGGTGGTGCAGCTCACCAAGACCCTCGCGACCGAGCTCGGGCCGCACTCCATCCGCGTCAACGCCGTCGCCCCCGGCTGGATCCGCACTCCCATGACCGACCGCCACGACGAGGCGCTCCAGCTCAAGGCCGAGGCGACCATGGTCCGGATGTCCCCACTGCGCCGAGTCGGCGAGCCGCAGGACATCGCCCATACGGTCCTTCATCTGGCGTCCGACGCATCATCCTTCACGACGGGCCAGATTCTCCGCCCGAACGGCGGCGTGGCGATGCCCTGGTGA
- the rimO gene encoding 30S ribosomal protein S12 methylthiotransferase RimO: MPERRTVALVTLGCARNEVDSEELAGRLAADGWELVEEASDADVAVVNTCGFVEAAKKDSVDALLEANDLKDHGKTQAVVAVGCMAERYGKELAEALPEADGVLGFDDYADISDRLQTILNGGIHASHTPRDRRKLLPLSPVERQDATDVALPGHGEVAPAPEDLPEGVAPVSGPRAPLRRRLGTSPVASVKLASGCDRRCSFCAIPSFRGSFISRRPSDVLGETRWLAEQGVKEIMLVSENNTSYGKDLGDIRLLETLLPELSEVDGIERVRVSYLQPAEMRPGLIDVLTSTPKIAPYFDLSFQHSAPGVLRAMRRFGDTERFLELLETVRGKAPQAGVRSNFIVGFPGETEADFAELERFLTGARLDAIGVFGYSDEDGTEAVSYDNKLDADVIAERLEHLSRLAEELTAQRAEERLGESLEVLVESVDGEDGAVGRAAHQAPETDGQVIFTTSRGLVPGRMVEAKVMGTEGVDLVAECLDEEAGR; the protein is encoded by the coding sequence ATGCCCGAACGCCGTACCGTCGCCCTTGTCACTCTCGGCTGCGCCCGTAACGAGGTGGACTCGGAGGAGCTCGCAGGCCGCTTGGCAGCGGACGGCTGGGAGCTCGTCGAGGAAGCCTCCGACGCGGATGTCGCAGTCGTCAACACCTGCGGATTCGTCGAGGCCGCCAAAAAGGACTCCGTCGACGCCCTGCTGGAAGCCAACGATCTGAAGGACCACGGCAAGACCCAGGCCGTGGTCGCCGTCGGCTGCATGGCCGAGCGGTACGGCAAGGAGCTCGCCGAGGCGCTGCCCGAGGCGGACGGAGTGCTCGGCTTCGACGACTACGCCGATATCTCCGACCGACTGCAGACCATCCTCAATGGCGGAATCCACGCCTCCCACACCCCGCGCGACCGGCGGAAGCTGCTTCCGCTGAGCCCGGTCGAGCGGCAGGACGCCACCGATGTGGCGCTGCCCGGGCACGGTGAGGTCGCGCCGGCCCCGGAGGACCTTCCCGAAGGTGTCGCTCCGGTGTCCGGGCCGCGTGCGCCGCTCCGGCGCCGCCTGGGCACCAGTCCTGTCGCCTCGGTGAAGCTTGCGTCCGGCTGCGACCGGCGCTGCTCCTTCTGCGCCATCCCGTCCTTCCGCGGCTCCTTCATCTCGCGCCGGCCCAGCGATGTGCTCGGCGAGACGCGCTGGCTGGCCGAGCAGGGCGTGAAGGAGATCATGCTGGTCTCGGAGAACAACACCTCGTACGGCAAGGACCTCGGCGACATCCGTCTGCTGGAGACTCTGCTTCCGGAGCTTTCCGAGGTGGACGGGATCGAGCGGGTGCGGGTCAGCTATCTGCAGCCCGCCGAGATGCGGCCCGGACTGATCGACGTCCTCACCTCGACGCCGAAGATCGCGCCGTACTTCGACCTCTCCTTCCAGCACTCGGCGCCGGGCGTGCTGCGCGCGATGCGGCGCTTCGGTGACACCGAGCGATTCCTGGAGCTGCTGGAGACCGTCCGCGGCAAGGCTCCGCAGGCGGGTGTGCGGTCCAACTTCATCGTCGGCTTCCCCGGCGAGACCGAGGCGGACTTCGCCGAGCTGGAACGCTTCCTCACCGGGGCGCGGCTCGATGCCATCGGCGTCTTCGGCTACTCCGACGAGGACGGCACCGAAGCCGTCTCGTACGACAACAAGCTCGACGCGGACGTCATCGCGGAGCGGCTCGAGCACCTCTCCCGGCTCGCGGAGGAGCTGACCGCCCAGCGCGCCGAGGAGCGGCTCGGCGAGAGCCTCGAAGTGCTGGTCGAGTCGGTGGACGGCGAGGACGGTGCGGTGGGCCGCGCTGCGCACCAGGCGCCGGAGACGGACGGTCAGGTGATCTTCACCACGAGTCGTGGGCTTGTCCCCGGCCGTATGGTCGAGGCGAAGGTCATGGGTACGGAAGGCGTCGACCTGGTGGCCGAGTGTCTTGACGAGGAGGCGGGCAGATGA
- a CDS encoding helix-turn-helix domain-containing protein, producing the protein MSIGNSPEDDRPSIEDDRPSTDDERPSIGRALQQARIDAGLTVDEVTTSTRVRIPIVHGIEEDDFSRCGGDVYARGHIRSLARAVGLDPDPLVAQYDAEHGGRPAPTPAAPLFEAERIRPERRRPNWTAAMVAAIVAVIGFVAFTLFNGADNGSKGNHVAEGPAPEQKPSPPRPSTSKPADPKPDPSDSAIAAVPKDKVTVKLSVLDDKSWISAKSHNGKLLFDGTLLKGESKTFQDDERVDLILGNAGAIELFVNGKKVEDQFETGRVERLSYTKGDPEGG; encoded by the coding sequence GTGTCCATCGGCAACTCCCCCGAAGACGACCGGCCTTCAATCGAAGACGACCGGCCTTCGACCGACGACGAACGGCCTTCGATCGGTCGAGCGCTCCAGCAGGCCCGCATTGACGCAGGTCTGACCGTTGACGAGGTCACGACCTCCACCCGGGTGCGCATTCCCATCGTGCACGGGATCGAAGAGGACGACTTCTCCCGCTGCGGCGGCGATGTCTACGCCCGCGGGCATATCCGCTCGCTGGCGCGTGCCGTCGGGCTCGACCCCGATCCGCTCGTCGCGCAGTACGACGCGGAGCACGGCGGACGGCCTGCGCCGACGCCTGCCGCGCCGCTCTTCGAGGCCGAACGCATCCGCCCGGAACGGCGCCGCCCCAACTGGACCGCGGCCATGGTCGCCGCGATCGTCGCCGTGATCGGCTTTGTCGCGTTCACGCTCTTCAACGGCGCAGACAACGGCAGCAAGGGCAACCACGTCGCGGAGGGCCCGGCGCCCGAGCAGAAGCCCAGCCCGCCGCGGCCGTCCACGAGCAAGCCCGCCGACCCCAAGCCCGACCCCTCGGACAGCGCCATCGCTGCGGTGCCGAAGGACAAGGTGACGGTGAAGCTCTCCGTCCTGGACGACAAGAGCTGGATCTCCGCCAAGTCGCACAACGGCAAGCTGCTCTTCGACGGGACGCTGCTCAAGGGCGAGTCCAAGACCTTCCAGGACGACGAGCGGGTCGATCTCATCCTCGGGAACGCCGGGGCGATCGAGCTGTTCGTGAACGGCAAGAAGGTCGAGGACCAGTTCGAGACCGGTCGGGTCGAGCGGCTGTCGTACACGAAGGGCGACCCCGAGGGCGGCTAG
- a CDS encoding helix-turn-helix domain-containing protein, protein MILLRRLLGDVLRRQRQRQGRTLREVSSSARVSLGYLSEVERGQKEASSELLSAICDALDVRMSELMREVSDELSLAELAESAAASERVPAPVRPMLNSVSVTSVAGVPTERVTIKAPAEAVDVVAA, encoded by the coding sequence ATGATTCTGCTCCGTCGCCTGCTGGGTGACGTGCTGCGTCGGCAGCGCCAGCGCCAGGGCCGTACTCTGCGCGAAGTCTCCTCGTCCGCCCGAGTATCTCTCGGCTATCTCTCCGAGGTGGAACGGGGGCAGAAGGAGGCTTCCTCCGAGCTGCTCTCCGCGATCTGCGACGCGCTTGACGTACGGATGTCCGAGCTCATGCGCGAAGTGAGCGACGAGCTGTCACTGGCCGAACTGGCCGAGTCGGCAGCGGCGAGCGAACGGGTGCCTGCGCCAGTACGCCCGATGCTCAATTCCGTCTCCGTGACGTCGGTGGCGGGTGTGCCGACGGAGCGGGTGACCATCAAGGCGCCTGCGGAGGCGGTCGACGTCGTCGCCGCCTGA
- a CDS encoding DNA translocase FtsK gives MASRTSGKGSQGAAGTAKPRAGRTTGAAKKAAPAKKSAAKKSAPAKKAPAKKAATKKAAAPKPAPSPTGGVYRLARALWLGLAHAVGAMFRGIGRGAKGLDPAHRKDGLALLLLGLALIVAAGTWSNLSGPVGDLVEMLVTGAFGRLDLLVPILLTAIAVRLILYPEKPEANGRIVIGLSALVIGVLGQVHIACGSPGREDGTEAMQDAGGLIGWAASKPLIFTMGEVLAVPLLVLLTLFGLLVVTATPVNAVPQRLRLLGSRLGIAEPPYDAGAETTDDDERYEDRWRDAVPARGRRSSARRSEESAEFDADHAEEEAFAKRRRPRRVSVQPALNRPMDAVDVAAAAAAALDGAVLNGMPPSPLVADLTRDVTAERQRAATPVPNAREPEQPEPKEREQRDRGSKSSVPDLTKPAPDESHPLPPRAEQLQLAGDITYALPSLDLLERGGPGKTRSAANDAVVASLSNVFMEFKVDAAVTGFTRGPTVTRYEVELGPAVKVERITALTKNIAYAVASPDVRIISPIPGKSAVGIEIPNSDREMVNLGDVLRLADAAGDEHPMLVALGKDVEGGYVMANLAKMPHMLVAGATGSGKSSCINCLITSVMVRATPEDVRMVLVDPKRVELTAYEGIPHLITPIITNPKRAAEALQWVVREMDLRYDDLAAYGYRHIDDFNQAIRNGKVKPPEGSERELTPYPYLLVIVDELADLMMVAPRDVEDAIVRITQLARAAGIHLVLATQRPSVDVVTGLIKANVPSRLAFATSSLADSRVILDQPGAEKLIGKGDGLFLPMGANKPTRMQGAFVTEDEVAAVVQHCKDQMAPVFREDVVVGTKQKKEIDEDIGDDLDLLCQAAELVVSTQFGSTSMLQRKLRVGFAKAGRLMDLMESRSIVGPSEGSKARDVLVKPDELDGVLAVIRGESDS, from the coding sequence ATGGCCTCACGTACGTCCGGCAAGGGTTCCCAGGGCGCGGCGGGCACCGCGAAGCCGCGCGCCGGCCGTACGACCGGCGCCGCGAAGAAGGCGGCGCCCGCCAAGAAGTCCGCCGCGAAGAAGAGCGCGCCCGCGAAGAAGGCGCCCGCCAAAAAGGCAGCGACCAAGAAAGCTGCTGCGCCGAAGCCGGCACCGTCCCCCACGGGGGGCGTGTACCGGCTCGCGCGCGCTCTCTGGCTCGGCCTCGCACACGCGGTGGGGGCGATGTTCCGCGGCATAGGGCGCGGCGCGAAAGGACTCGACCCGGCGCACCGCAAGGACGGTCTGGCGCTGCTGCTCCTCGGTCTGGCGCTGATCGTCGCCGCCGGCACCTGGTCCAATCTGAGCGGTCCGGTCGGCGACCTCGTCGAGATGCTGGTGACCGGCGCCTTCGGTCGGCTCGATCTGCTCGTGCCGATACTGCTGACCGCCATCGCCGTGCGCCTGATCCTCTATCCCGAGAAGCCCGAGGCCAACGGCCGGATCGTCATCGGACTGTCCGCACTGGTCATCGGCGTCCTCGGCCAGGTCCATATCGCCTGCGGCTCACCGGGCCGCGAGGACGGCACCGAGGCGATGCAGGACGCGGGCGGGCTCATCGGCTGGGCCGCCTCCAAGCCGCTGATCTTCACCATGGGCGAGGTACTGGCCGTACCGCTGCTCGTGCTGCTCACGCTCTTCGGGCTGCTCGTGGTCACCGCGACGCCCGTCAACGCCGTTCCGCAGCGGCTGCGGCTGCTCGGTTCCAGGCTGGGTATCGCCGAACCGCCGTACGACGCCGGGGCCGAGACCACGGACGACGACGAGCGGTACGAGGACCGGTGGCGCGATGCCGTGCCCGCCCGTGGGCGCCGCTCGTCCGCGCGCCGGAGCGAGGAGTCGGCGGAGTTCGACGCGGACCATGCGGAGGAGGAGGCGTTCGCCAAGCGCCGGCGGCCGCGCAGGGTCTCTGTGCAGCCTGCCCTGAACCGTCCGATGGATGCCGTGGACGTGGCCGCGGCGGCGGCCGCGGCACTCGACGGGGCCGTACTGAACGGCATGCCGCCCTCGCCGCTCGTCGCCGATCTCACCCGGGATGTCACCGCCGAACGACAGCGGGCCGCCACCCCCGTACCGAACGCGCGCGAGCCCGAACAGCCGGAGCCGAAGGAGCGCGAGCAGCGGGACCGCGGGTCGAAGTCGTCCGTTCCGGACCTGACCAAGCCCGCGCCCGACGAGTCCCACCCCCTGCCGCCGCGCGCCGAGCAGCTGCAGCTCGCCGGCGACATCACTTACGCGCTGCCCTCCCTCGACCTGCTGGAGCGGGGTGGCCCCGGCAAGACGCGCAGCGCCGCCAATGACGCGGTCGTCGCCTCGCTCAGCAATGTCTTCATGGAGTTCAAGGTCGACGCGGCTGTCACCGGCTTCACCCGCGGCCCGACGGTCACCCGGTACGAGGTGGAGCTGGGCCCGGCCGTGAAGGTCGAGCGGATCACCGCGCTCACCAAGAACATCGCGTACGCCGTCGCCAGCCCGGACGTACGGATCATCTCCCCGATCCCCGGCAAGTCCGCGGTCGGTATCGAGATCCCGAACTCCGACCGCGAGATGGTCAACCTCGGCGACGTACTGCGTCTCGCGGACGCCGCAGGGGACGAGCACCCGATGCTGGTCGCACTCGGCAAGGACGTCGAGGGCGGCTATGTGATGGCCAACCTCGCGAAGATGCCGCACATGCTGGTCGCGGGCGCGACCGGCTCCGGAAAGTCGTCCTGTATCAACTGCCTGATCACCTCGGTGATGGTGCGGGCGACGCCGGAGGACGTACGGATGGTGCTCGTCGACCCCAAGCGGGTCGAGCTCACCGCGTACGAGGGCATTCCGCACCTGATCACCCCGATCATCACCAACCCCAAGCGGGCCGCGGAGGCCCTGCAGTGGGTGGTACGAGAGATGGATCTGCGCTACGACGACCTCGCGGCGTACGGCTACCGGCACATCGACGACTTCAACCAGGCCATCAGGAACGGCAAGGTCAAACCGCCGGAGGGCAGTGAGCGCGAGCTCACCCCGTACCCGTATCTGCTGGTGATCGTCGACGAGCTCGCGGATCTGATGATGGTCGCGCCGCGCGATGTCGAGGACGCCATCGTCCGTATCACCCAGCTGGCGCGCGCGGCCGGCATCCATCTGGTACTGGCGACCCAGCGGCCGTCGGTCGATGTCGTCACCGGTCTGATCAAGGCGAATGTGCCCTCGCGACTCGCCTTCGCGACCTCCTCGCTCGCCGACAGCCGGGTCATCCTGGACCAGCCGGGCGCGGAGAAGCTGATCGGCAAGGGCGACGGGCTCTTCCTCCCGATGGGTGCCAACAAGCCCACCCGTATGCAGGGCGCCTTCGTGACCGAGGACGAAGTCGCGGCGGTGGTGCAGCACTGCAAGGATCAGATGGCGCCGGTCTTCCGCGAGGACGTGGTGGTCGGGACGAAGCAGAAGAAGGAGATCGACGAGGACATCGGCGACGACCTCGATCTGCTCTGCCAGGCCGCCGAGCTGGTCGTATCCACCCAGTTCGGGTCGACCTCAATGCTTCAGCGGAAGCTGCGTGTCGGCTTCGCGAAGGCGGGCAGACTGATGGATCTAATGGAGTCACGGAGCATCGTCGGGCCGAGCGAGGGCTCGAAGGCACGCGATGTTCTGGTGAAACCGGACGAACTGGATGGAGTGCTCGCCGTGATACGCGGGGAGTCTGACTCTTAG